CTTTGATTTTTTATTGAATGATATAAATATAACAAAAACTTTGTTTTTTGGTTACCCGTTTGATTGTTCAAATTCTATGCTTCAATTATAATCGCCACATGTTTAAGATTTTTTTGATTGTTTTTTTTATTTCTATGGTTCCGCTCATTGAGTTGAGAGGTGCAATTCCTGTTGGTGTTGCACTCTTTTCTGTTTTTTTGAATGTTGCAGAGGGGCAGACTCTTCCTGTTAAATATATAGTTTTGATAAATTTGGTTTCTATGATTGGCAATATGCTTCCTGTTCCATTTATCTATTTTTTTGCACGAAAGGTTCTTGAATGGGGTGCAGATAAAAAAGTGATAGGACCTGTTTTTTCGTTTTTTTTAATTAGAGGAAGCCATGCCGGAAAAAAACTTGAAGAAAAAGCGGGGCGAGGCCTGTTTTTTGCGCTTATGCTTTTTGTGGGAATTCCATTGCCAGGAACTGGAGCGTGGACAGGAACTCTTGCAGCGAGCCTTTTGGATATGAAGCCAAAGCAAACTGTTCTTTCTGTTTTAGCAGGGGTTTTTATTGCCGCGATAATAATGACTTTGGCAAGCTGCGGCCTTTTGGGTGCAATAAGCGTATTATTTTTAAAGTAGAATTTTTACTGCATAAGCTCTTCGCTAAAGTCTTTTGCTAAGCCCTGCCAGACAATTTTGCCGCTTTTTAAAAGAATGATTTTATCGCTTACCTGCTTTGCTTCTGCAATGTCGTGAGTAACCATTATCCCTGTAAAACCAATTTCTTTTTGTAGTGTTCGAATTTCTTGTGCGAGTTTTTTTCTTAAAGGTGCATCTAGCGCAGAAAGTGGCTCGTCAAATAAAACTAATCGAGGTTTTACTATCAAGGTACGGGCAAGGCTTACCCTTTGTGCTTCGCCACCGCT
This portion of the Treponema pectinovorum genome encodes:
- a CDS encoding COG2426 family protein, yielding MFKIFLIVFFISMVPLIELRGAIPVGVALFSVFLNVAEGQTLPVKYIVLINLVSMIGNMLPVPFIYFFARKVLEWGADKKVIGPVFSFFLIRGSHAGKKLEEKAGRGLFFALMLFVGIPLPGTGAWTGTLAASLLDMKPKQTVLSVLAGVFIAAIIMTLASCGLLGAISVLFLK